In Delphinus delphis chromosome 11, mDelDel1.2, whole genome shotgun sequence, one genomic interval encodes:
- the OR10P1 gene encoding LOW QUALITY PROTEIN: olfactory receptor 10P1 (The sequence of the model RefSeq protein was modified relative to this genomic sequence to represent the inferred CDS: inserted 3 bases in 2 codons; deleted 3 bases in 2 codons; substituted 1 base at 1 genomic stop codon): MSTVAELHTCGRQPPQLAPSHSTSWSSGSHIKNTCLGVLLVYRVTLLGNSLIXLLTLADAALHSPMHFFLRHFSVAGLLYTKTIVPRMLADLLSSVPAIPPTGCFTQLYFSLPVIAERGLLTAMASDRYAAVCRQLHHSTLMGQGVCVRMVGTSYHMGIITGTFIFTLPFPGTNTIHHFLCDILPVLRLASLSTLWGEVGNLALTIAFILTPFSLTVASYACILSIILGVATSQGRXRIFSTCSSHLLAIMLFFGMGTVAYMRPWAGSSQDGDQILAVFYTAVTPMFNPLVYTLRNKEVXGVMRQLVKRYVWSP; this comes from the exons ATGTCCACTGTAGCAGAGCTGCACACGTGTGGCAGGCAGCCCCCGCAGCTGGCCCCCAGCCACTCTACCTCCTGGAGCTCAGGCTCTCAT ATCAAAAACACATGTTTGGGGGTGCTTCTGGTCTACCGGGTCACCCTGCTGGGCAACTCACTGAT CCTCCTCACCCTGGCAGACGCTGCCCTGCACTCGCCC ATGCACTTCTTCCTGCGCCACTTCTCTGTGGCGGGGCTCCTCTACACCAAGACCATCGTGCCCAGGATGCTGGCCGACCTCCTCTCCTCCGTCCCCGCCATCCCGCCCACCGGCTGCTTCACCCAGCTGTACTTCTCGCTCCCTGTCATCGCTGAACGCGGCCTGCTCACGGCCATGGCCAGTGACCGCTATGCTGCCGTCTGCCGGCAGCTGCATCACTCCACCCTGATG GGCCAGGGAGTGTGTGTGCGCATGGTGGGCACCTCCTACCACATGGGCATCATCACCGGCACCTTCATCTTCACTTTGCCTTTCCCTGGTACCAACACCATCCATCACTTCCTGTGTGACATCCTGCCTGTGCTGAGGCTGGCCAGCTTGAGCACCTTGTGGGGTGAAGTGGGCAATCTTGCCCTCACGATAGCCTTTATCCTGACCCCCTTCTCATTGACTGTAGCCTCCTATGCCTGTATTCTTAGCATCATCCTTGGGGTCGCGACATCCCAGGGACGTTGAAGAATCTTCTCTACCTGTTCCTCCCACCTACTTGCAATCATGCTCTTTTTTGGGATGGGGACTGTTGCCTACATGAGGCCATGGGCAGGCTCCTCCCAGGACGGGGACCAGATCCTTGCCGTCTTCTACACAGCTGTCACTCCCATGTTCAACCCTTTGGTCTACACTCTGAGAAACAAGGAGG ACGGGGTAATGAGGCAGCTCGTGAAGAGATATGTCTGGAGCCCTTGA
- the TMT1B gene encoding thiol S-methyltransferase TMT1B, whose protein sequence is MDTLVRLLQLLVLILTLPLHLMALLGFWEPLCKTYFPYLMAMLTVKCNRKMDSKKQELFSQIKGLAGASGKVALLELGCGTGANFQFYPCGCRITCLDPNPHFEKFLTKSMAKNRHLEYERFVVAFGEDMKQLASGSMDVVVSTLVLCSVQSPKRVLQEVRRVLRPGGMFFFWEHVAEPRGSWAFLWQQVLEPTWKHIGDGCCLTRETWKDLENAQFSELQMERQPPPIKWLPVGPHIMGKAVK, encoded by the exons ATGGACACCCTGGTCCGACTCCTGCAGCTGCTGGTGCTAATCCTGACCCTGCCCCTGCACCTCATGGCTCTGCTGGGTTTCTGGGAGCCCCTGTGCAAGACCTATTTCCCCTACCTGATGGCCATGCTGACAGTCAAGTGCAACCGCAAGATGGACAGCAAGAAACAGGAGCTCTTCAGCCAGATAAAGGGGCTGGCAGGAGCCTCGGGGAAGGTGGCCCTGCTGGAGCTGGGCTGTGGCACTGGCGCCAACTTCCAGTTCTACCCATGTGGCTGCAGGATCACCTGCCTGGACCCGAACCCTCACTTTGAGAAGTTCCTGACAAAGAGTATGGCCAAGAATAGGCATCTTGAATATGAACGGTTTGTGGTGGCTTTCGGAGAGGACATGAAACAGCTGGCCAGTGGCTCCATGGACGTGGTGGTCAGCACCTTGGTGCTGTGCTCGGTGCAGAGCCCAAAGAGGGTCCTGCAGGAAGTTCGGAGAGTACTGAGGCCG ggAGGAATGTTTTTTTTCTGGGAGCACGTGGCTGAGCCGCGTGGAAGCTGGGCCTTCCTGTGGCAGCAGGTTTTAGAGCCCACCTGGAAACACATTGGGGACGGCTGCTGCCTCACCAGAGAGACCTGGAAAGATCTGGAGAATGCCCAGTTCTCTGAACTCCAAATGGAACGACAACCCCCTCCCATCAAGTGGTTACCTGTTGGGCCCCATATCATGGGAAAGGCGGTGAAATAA
- the ITGA7 gene encoding integrin alpha-7 isoform X4, with translation MWPSTPTCSLPWSPGALPRFSPQPCQHAHEWGHRLSSAWPRVPQHAGMSSHMPSRGPHAPTHQPTPHHSHSHLRTLPLAGLTLGTARVELCVQGSADLAHLDDGPYEAGGEKEQDPRLIPVPANSYFGFSIDSGKSLVRAEELSFVAGAPRANHKGAVVILRKDSASRLVPEVMLSGERLTSGFGYSLAVADLNNDGWTDLVVGAPYFFERQEELGGAVYVYMNQGGHWAGVSPLRLCGSPDSMFGISLAVLGDLNQDGFPDLAVGAPFDGDGKVFIYHGSSLGLVVKPSQVLEGEAVGIRSFGYSLSGGLDVDGNRYPDLLVGSLADTAVLFRARPVLHVSHEVSILPRSIDLEQPNCASGHSVCMDLRVCFSYIASPSSYSPAVALEYTLDGDTDRRLRGQVPRVTFLSRGPDDPKHQASGTVWLKHQHDRVCGDTMLQLQENVKDKLRAIVVTLSYSLQTPRLRRQAPAQGLPPVAPILNAHQPSTQRTEIHFLKQGCGEDKVCQSNLQLVHARFCTRVSDTEFQPLPMDADGTTALFALSGQPVIGLELKVTNLPSDPAQPQADGDDAHEAQLLVTLPASLHYSGVRALDPAEKPLCLSNENASHVECELGNPMKRGAQATFYLILSTSGITIETTELEVELLLATISEQELRPVSARARVFIELPLSITGVAIPQQLFFSGVVRGESAMQSERDVGSKVKYEVTVSNQGQSLKTLGSAFLNIMWPHEIANGKWLLYPMRVELEGGQGPGTRGLCSPRPNVLHLDVDSRDRRRRELGQPEPREPHEQPEPSTSWWPVSSAEKKKNVTLDCTRGTASCVVFSCPLYSFDRAAVLHVWGRLWNSTFLEEYSAVKSLEVIVQANITVKSSIKNLLLRDASTVIPVMVYLDPVAVVAEGVPWWAILLAVLAGLLVLALLVLLMWKMGFFKRARYPEATVPQYHAVKIPREDRQQFKEEKTGTILRNNWGGPRGGGPDAHPILAADGHPEPGSDGHPVPGTA, from the exons ATGTGGCCAAGCACGCCCACATGTTCACTGCCGTGGAGCCCTGGGGCCCTGCCACGCTTCTCACCACAGCCATGCCAGCACGCACACGAATGGGGCCATCGCCTCTCCTCCGCATGGCCGAGAGTTCCGCAACATGCTGGCATGAGCTCCCACATGCCCAGCCGGGGCCCGCATGCTCCAACACACCAGCCCACACCTCATCACTCCCATTCCCATCTCCGCACGCTGCCGCTGGCCGGGCTGACACTCG GCACGGCCAGGGTGGAGCTCTGTGTGCAGGGCTCAGCGGACCTGGCACATCTGGACGACGGGCCCTACGAGGCGGGGGGTGAGAAGGAGCAGGACCCCCGCCTCATCCCTGTCCCTGCCAACAGCTACTTTG GTTTCTCCATCGACTCGGGGAAGAGTCTGGTGCGAGCAGAGGAGCTGAGCTTTGTGGCAGGGGCCCCCCGTGCCAACCACAAGGGTGCTGTGGTCATTCTGCGCAAAGACAGCGCCAGTCGCCTGGTGCCTGAAGTTATGCTGTCCGGGGAGCGCCTGACCTCTGGCTTTGGCTACTCGCTGGCGGTGGCTGACCTTAACAATGACGG cTGGACAGATCTGGTAGTGGGTGCCCCCTACTTCTTTGAGCGCCAAGAAGAACTGGGGGGTGCCGTGTATGTGTACATGAACCAGGGGGGTCACTGGGCTGGGGTCTCCCCTCTCCGGCTCTGCGGCTCTCCTGACTCCATGTTTGGGATCAGTCTGGCTGTCCTGGGGGACCTCAACCAAGATGGCTTCCCAG ACCTTGCTGTAGGGGCTCCCTTCGACGGGGATGGGAAAGTCTTTATCTACCACGGGAGCAGCCTGGGGCTTGTCGTCAAACCTTCCCAG GTGCTGGAGGGCGAGGCTGTGGGCATAAGGAGCTTTGGCTACTCTCTGTCGGGCGGCCTGGATGTGGATGGGAACCGCTACCCGGACCTGCTGGTGGGCTCCCTGGCCGACACTGCCGTGCTCTTCAG ggccaGGCCTGTCCTCCACGTCTCCCACGAGGTCTCTATTCTTCCAAGAAGCATCGACCTAGAACAGCCCAACTGCGCCAGTGGCCACTCGGTCTG CATGGACCTCAGGGTCTGTTTCAGCTACATTGCATCGCCCAGCAGCTACAGCCCCGCTGTGG CCCTGGAGTACACGTTAGACGGGGACACGGACCGGAGGCTCCGGGGACAGGTGCCCCGTGTAACCTTCCTGAGCCGTGGCCCAGATGACCCCAAGCACCAGGCCTCGGGCACCGTGTGGCTGAAACACCAGCATGACCGAGTCTGTGGAGACACTATGCTTCAGCTCCAG GAGAATGTCAAAGACAAGCTTCGGGCCATCGTGGTGACTCTGTCCTATAGTCTCCAGACCCCTCGGCTCCGGCGACAGGCTCCTGCCCAGGGGCTGCCCCCCGTGGCCCCCATCCTCAATGCCCACCAGCCCAGCACCCAGCGGACAGAG ATCCACTTTCTGAAGCAAGGCTGTGGTGAAGACAAGGTGTGTCAGAGCAACCTGCAGCTGGTCCACGCCCGGTTCTGCACCCGTGTCAGCGACACGGAGTTTCAGCCTCTGCCCAT GGATGCGGATGGGACGACAGCCCTGTTTGCACTGAGTGGGCAGCCAGTCATCGGCCTGGAGCTGAAGGTCACCAATCTGCCTTCggacccagcccagccccaggctgaTGGGGATGACGCCCATGAAGCCCAGCTCCTGGtcaccctccctgcctctctgcacTATTCAGGAGTCCGGGCCCTGGACCCTGCG GAGAAGCCGCTGTGCCTGTCCAATGAGAACGCCTCCCATGTTGAGTGTGAGCTGGGGAACCCCATGAAGAGAGGTGCCCAG GCCACCTTCTACCTCATCCTTAGCACCTCAGGGATCACCATTGAGACCACAGAGCTGGAGGTGGAGCTGCTGTTGGCCAC GATCAGCGAGCAGGAGCTGCGGCCGGTCTCTGCCCGAGCCCGTGTCTTCATCGAGCTGCCGCTGTCCATCACGGG GGTGGCCATTCCCCAGCAGCTCTTCTTCTCTGGTGTGGTGCGGGGCGAGAGCGCCATGCAGTCTGAGCGGGACGTGGGCAGCAAGGTCAAGTATGAGGTTACG GTCTCCAACCAAGGCCAGTCACTCAAGACCCTGGGCTCGGCCTTCCTCAACATCATGTGGCCCCACGAGATTGCCAACGGGAAGTGGCTGCTGTACCCCATGCGGGTGGAGCTGGAGGGCGGGCAGGGGCCGGGGACGAGGGGACTCTGTTCCCCCAGGCCCAACGTCCTCCACCTG gaTGTGGACAGCAGGGACAGGAGGCGGCGGGAGCTGGGGCAGCCGGAGCCACGGGAGCCTCACGAGCAGCCGGAGCCCAGCACGTCCTGGTGGCCAGTGTCCTCTGCTGAGAAGAAGAAAAACGTCACCCTG GACTGCACCCGGGGCACGGCCAGCTGCGTGGTGTTCAGCTGCCCTCTCTACAGCTTTGACCGTGCAGCTGTGCTGCATGTCTGGGGCCGCCTCTGGAACAGCACCTTCCTGGAG GAGTACTCAGCTGTGAAGTCCCTGGAAGTGATTGTTCAAGCCAACATCACCGTGAAGTCCTCCATCAAGAACTTGCTGCTCAGAGATGCCTCCACAGTG ATCCCAGTGATGGTATACCTGGACCCTGTGGCTGTGGTGGCAGAAGGAGTCCCCTGGTGGGCCATCCTTCTGGCTGTACTGGCCGGGCTGCTGGTGCTGGCGCTGCTGGTGCTGCTGATGTGGAAG ATGGGATTCTTCAAGCGGGCGCGGTACCCCGAAGCCACTGTGCCCCAGTACCACGCGGTGAAGATCCCACGGGAAGACCGGCAACAGTTCAAGGAAGAGAAGACGGGCACCATCCTGAGGAATAACTGGGGCGGCCCCCGGGGCGGAGGGCCCGATGCACACCCCATCCTGGCTGCGGATGGGCACCCGGAGCCGGGCTCCGATGGgcaccctgtgccaggcactgcctag